TGATTTCTGATCCTTCCCAAAGTCTCAAGCTTCTTCACTGCAATTGAGATGCCACCTTCAAAGTCGGTTCTGTAGACTGTACCGATTGATCCGCCACCTATCAAAGACTCTTTGTCAAGCAATGCTTTTGTGCCTGCCTCCCAATCTTCATATTTTGATGGCAAACTTTTGCTGAAGAGAACCAGCTTTCCAATTATAACATTTGATTCTGTTGATCCTAGAGGGGTACTCTCAACAATCATAATCTGATCATCGTCTCTTTTTCTACGCCGGGCCCTAATACTCACGATGGTAACCAAACAAACCCCGGCAAGAATAACAGCTGCAGCAACAATGGCAACAATTGCAGAGACGGTGAGAAGTTTAGTTTTCCCAGGAGGCGAAGGTGACAATCTAGTTCCATTTTCTGAGCAAGGAGTGTCCAAAGGAGCACCACAGAGAAAAGGATTATTGGAAAATGCAGGTGCACCAAAATGCTGTATGGTTGCAATATCAGGAATGACACCAGAGAGATTGTTGAATGAGAGATTAAAATGTTTCAAACTTTTTAAATCTCCAAGGGAAGCAGGGATTGAACCAGAAAACAAATTATGCGATAGATCTAAGTATTGGATCCTCGATAGATTTCCTAAGCTTGATGGGATGCTTCCCTTAAGCTGGTTATGATGTAGGTCAAGGGCTTCCAGATTTGTCATATTGTAAATAGCCAGCGGAACCTCACCCTCTAAGTTATTACCAGACACATCCCTGCAGCAACACGAAAGAATCAGACTTTTTATTCACATTTCAGAGGTTCAAGTTAATATATATAACAGTTTGAGAAAGTTACAAAACTCACAGCTCAAGAAGAAACTTGCAATTAGTTATATCGTCCGGAATTTCACCAACAAGGTTTAGGTTGTGCAAATCCAGCAATTCAAGCAGCTCAATGTCGCCAAACCCCTTGGGAATCATTCCTCCTATCAAGTTAATACCCAATTTGATAACCAATAGTCCTCGCAATTCCCGAATATCAACTGGGATACTCCCTTTCAACCTATTCAACTCCAATGACAAGAGCTTAAGATTCTTGCATCTAGTTATGCTGGAGGGAATCTCCCCATCCAAATCATTCCCTGAAGCATCAAAGATCTCTAATCTCTCACTACATACAGTGATATCCGGAATTTTTCCTTCAAACCCATTATAggatatattaaaataagtaaGATTTTGCATTCCAAGGATGCTGAATGGAGCCAAATCAGTAAACCTATTACTACCAAAATCCAAATGCATTAGACTCTTGCATGCAGAAATTTGCTCTCTCACACTACCTGATAAGGCATTGCTTCTCAATGATACATATGATAACATGGAAATGTCACATATTCTAGAAGGGACAAAACCACTTagattattgaaagaaaaatcaaagCCTTCAAGATTGGAACAATTCACTAAAGATACAGGAATTGAACCAACAAGATTGTTATGAGAAAGGGAAACAAACTTGGTTTTATAACAGTACCTAAACAAAGCAGAAGGTATCTCTCCATTGAAACCATTCTTTGACAAATCTAGAAACCGAATGTTAAGCAAATCACCAATGAATTCAGGAATCGAACCAGTTAAAGCATTGGAGCTGAAATTGATCTTCCACAAGGAGTGAAGATCAGCATAACCTTCTGGAATATTACCTGAGAATCGAT
This region of Cicer arietinum cultivar CDC Frontier isolate Library 1 chromosome 8, Cicar.CDCFrontier_v2.0, whole genome shotgun sequence genomic DNA includes:
- the LOC101513659 gene encoding probable LRR receptor-like serine/threonine-protein kinase At1g12460, with the translated sequence MRIHHQIHLSHALFCTILCLLWSITTVSPITEKEILLQFKGNITEDPYNSLSSWVSSEDPCQGFKGIFCNSEGFVERIVLWNTSLGGVLSPSLSGLKRLRILTLFGNRFSGNIPEGYADLHSLWKINFSSNALTGSIPEFIGDLLNIRFLDLSKNGFNGEIPSALFRYCYKTKFVSLSHNNLVGSIPVSLVNCSNLEGFDFSFNNLSGFVPSRICDISMLSYVSLRSNALSGSVREQISACKSLMHLDFGSNRFTDLAPFSILGMQNLTYFNISYNGFEGKIPDITVCSERLEIFDASGNDLDGEIPSSITRCKNLKLLSLELNRLKGSIPVDIRELRGLLVIKLGINLIGGMIPKGFGDIELLELLDLHNLNLVGEIPDDITNCKFLLELDVSGNNLEGEVPLAIYNMTNLEALDLHHNQLKGSIPSSLGNLSRIQYLDLSHNLFSGSIPASLGDLKSLKHFNLSFNNLSGVIPDIATIQHFGAPAFSNNPFLCGAPLDTPCSENGTRLSPSPPGKTKLLTVSAIVAIVAAAVILAGVCLVTIVSIRARRRKRDDDQIMIVESTPLGSTESNVIIGKLVLFSKSLPSKYEDWEAGTKALLDKESLIGGGSIGTVYRTDFEGGISIAVKKLETLGRIRNQEEFEHEIGRLGNIRHHNLVTFQGYYWSSSMQLILSEFVSNGNLYDNLHGLGYPGTSTSRGNRKLDWSRRFQIALGTARALAYLHHDCRPPILHLNLKSSNILLDDKYEAKLSDYGLGKLLPILDNYGLTKFHNAVGYVAPELAQSFRQSEKCDVYSFGVILLELVTGRKPVESPTTNEVVVLCEYVRGLLETGSASNCFDRNLLGFAENELIQVMKLGLICTSEDPLRRPSMAEIVQVLESIRNGLESH